The Helianthus annuus cultivar XRQ/B chromosome 15, HanXRQr2.0-SUNRISE, whole genome shotgun sequence genomic sequence GCGCCGTTTGGATGTGACAGTTCTGACAGTTAATGATGGATTTCTCTTTTCTCGAAGTTTTGAGTTCTCTTTATATGTATGTACGTTTGAAACACTTGATCTTCTTAATTGATTCTTATCAAAGAAGATGAAACGTTCTTACCGCACTCGTCTCCTGCTAGATGCTCTTAGAGTGTACGATGCTGCCTAAGGTCTCGTTCTTCTTTCTCGTTCACCACCTCTCATCATTGCACCGGTGAAGAATCTGATCGAGCCTGCTGCCCCTGCAATCGCTGATTCTGACTGCAAGGTCCCTCATTATACTAACGTTACTGCTGGTGCTGGTATCGTATTGGATGTTGATGGGTTGACGACCCGGTTTCCGATGCTTCGGAGGGGGGAATGTCGGTTGGTGTACCGACGTCGGAGGATTCGTCGGAATATGCAGGTGTCCACTGTTGATGATGGTTCTGGTGCTGATTAAATATTCAAGCCTGGGGCTTGTCTCTGTCTTTTGTTAATGCTTTTCTTGTTGTAAGTTTTGGGTACTGGACAGGATTTTTTTGAAGATCGTTGTTATGATCTTGTTAAGTGTTCATGTTACACTTTTCTTTTGATAATGTATATTATGATATACTTTTTTGAAGATCATTGCTATGATTCGTATATGTGtggattacaatatgttgcatgtgtATAATTTTTGAATAGGTAAGGCGAATGAGGaatggtattgtgctcatgtgtgaacgtttgtCAACAGCTTGCCTGTTTTGAGACTGTTCATGAGGTGTACAATGTTTGACCATATCGTTTTCGCGCGAACCAAAGAAATTTCATGCAATTTGTAATAAACAGTGACGTAAGTAAAAGTGATATTTGTATTGATAAGAGCGCATGGCTCGTGATACAAGATAAGATAAGGAAATACATTGCCTGTATGTTCTTTTCGCTTTGTAGGCTTGGTTCACATGTAACACCTGCGCAACTGTTGCGCGTTCCAGGTGCGGGGAACTGGAGTCCCATCGACCCTTTTTAGGGTATATGCTCCTTTGCCTAAGACTTCGTTAATGACATACGGTCCTTCCCACCTTGGCGCTAATTTGCCGGGTTTTTCGGCGTTTGAAGCCTCGTTGTCGCGCAAGACAAAATCTCTGGGGACAAAGGTGCAAATGCGCACACGCGCGTTGTAGTATTTTTCTAGCTTGGATTTGTAACTTGCTTCTGCTATGGCcgcgttctcgcgcctttcttccagaAGATCTAAATCCAGCCTCCGTTCTTGTTCGTTATTCTGCTTCTCCATAGCCAACATGTGCGGTGAAGGAGGCCTATTTCAGCTGGAATGACAGCCTCTGACCCATAGACTAGACTGAACGGGGTTTCTCCAGTGCTAGTCTTTGGCATTGTTCGATGTGCCCAGAGGATGTTGGGAAGTTCGTCAACCCACCCTCTGCGCGCTGTCCCAAGTCGCGCTTTTATACCGTCAACGATTTGTTTGTTTATGCTTTCCACTTggccattcgcttgaggatgcgcgACGGAAGCGAAGTTGTGCTCAATGttcatttctttgaaccatttttgaagGTCTTCCGCGGCAAAGTTTGTACCATTGTCAGAAATAATGCGCAATGGCAACCCAAATCTGCAAATGATATGTTCCCATATGAATTTGCGGATTACCATTGCTGTTGTTGAGGCCAAAGCTTTagcttccacccattttgtgaagtaatccacCGCAACGATGATGAATTTTACTGCACCCGGCGCATCAGGAAATGGGCCAACAAGATCAATGCCCCACTGTTGGAATGGCCAGGCGGAAGTAACTGGAATTAGCGGATTTTTGGGTCTAAGTGTCTTTGGTGCATGGCGTTGGCATGCCTCGCACCTTCGCAATAGATCAACTGCGTCCATGTGCATTCCTGGCCAGTAGTATCTGGCGCTCATtatttttgccacgaccatgcgCGGTCCTGCGTGTATCCCGCATAATCCCTCGTGGATCTCTCTAACCAGATACTGAGCATCTGTTTTATCAACACAACGTAGTAATGGACCCATGAATGATTTCCGATAAAGGACGCCATCCGCCATCTCGTAGTTTATTGCTTTGTGTTGTATTTTTCGGGCTTCTGCCTTTCCTTCCGGGAGCCTCCCGTGTTGAAGATACAAAATAATTGGAGACATCCAGGACGGATTTCCCATCTCTATGACACATACTTGTTTCAGGTGAATGGAAGGGTTGGATAGTACCTCTATGCGCACTTCTTTTGCTAAGTGTTTAAAGCTAGTAGCAGCTAATTTGCTTAGTGCGTCAGCATgcttgttctcgcttctgtttatgtgattgactttgaatgtcTGAAATTGATTGATTAGCATCCGTGCTTGTTCAAGGTACAACTCCATAGCCTCGCCCTTCGCGTCATAACGACCGTTAACTTGTTCAGCTACTAGTTTTGAGTCGACGTTAGCTTCAAGTTTTTTTGCTCCCATTTTGAGTGCTAGACGAAGACCTGCTAAAAATGCTTCGTATTCCGCTTCGTTGTTGGTACTTTGAAAATCTAAGCGGATAGCATATGTGAGTTCGTGATTATCCGGGCTGACTAATCGGAGACCTGCTCCTGCTCCGTCGTCATTGGAAGCACCATCAGTGTGTAAGGTCCAGATTCTGTCGTCAAAAACAGGCGTCGGGTTCTGGATTGCCTCACATTCTTGTACTTTATCAATGGGAACTTCGGTGGCGAAGTCTGCTAGAACCTGCCCTTTGATTGCAGGTCTTGGTTTGTAAAAAATGTTGTAGCCTCCTAGCTCAATGGCCCATTTAGCTAATCTCCCCGCTATGTCGGGTTTTGACAAGATTTGGCCCAAATGATAATTTGTCAGTACTGTGTTGATATGGCCTGAAAAATACCTGCGCAAACGCCTGGATGCGTGTACTAGTGCTAGAACTAGTTTTTCTATCACTGAGTAACGAGTTTCAGGGCcggtgagcattttgctgatgtagtagattgGAGTCTGGATATTTTCCCGTTCTACCATTAGTACCGCGCCTACTGCTACCTCCGCGGCTGACAGATATAAGATTAatggttctttttcttttggcgcAGTCAGCGTTGGTAATTGGATTAAATACTCTTTCATTTGCTTGAATGTTGCTTCCGCTTCAGGTGTCCATTGAAAGGGAGTTTTCTTTCCGCAGTTTCGCAGTGTACTGATAAATGGATAAGATTTTGCCGCATGGTTGGCCAAAAATCTATTCAGAGCTGCTAATCGTCCGGCGAGTCTTTGCATTTCCTTGACTGTTGCCGGTGATGGCATTAGCTGAATGGTCTGCACCTTCTCTGGATTAACCTTAAAACCGTCTTTTGTGACTATGAAACCCAaaaactttccttcttccatgccGAAGGAGCACTTTGTCGGGTTCAATTTTAAGTTTACGCTTCGTAATGAATCGAACGTGCGCTGGATATTGTTGAGCATTGTCTCCTCCTCAtggctcatgatgacgaggtcatccatgtatacttcgACAGTTTTGCCAATATCCTCGCTGAAAATTGTGTCCATTAGGCGTTGATACGTTGCGcctgcgttgcgcaacccaaacggcatttttgtgtagcagtaGATGCCTTTGTCGGTGCGGAATGCAGTtttttcttcgtcttcttctttcatCTGGACCTGGTGATAACCCTTATAGCAGTCGAGAAAGCATTTCCACCTGAATGATGCTAAAGAATCTACTTTCTTGTCTATCTCTGGGGCacgctttgttgaggtctttgaagtcgacacacattctccacCCGCCGTTATGTTTTTGTACCATGACTGGATTGGCAACCCATGTATGATATTTTACTTTGCGCAAGATTCCCGCGTTGAGCAACTCTGTTACTTGCTCGTCCATCGCTTTTGCTTTTTCTTCGCTGAAACTGCGCCTTCCCTGAACAACCGGATCTACTGATGGTTTGATGTTTAAGCAATGTTGCGCGATATCGCGTGGAACTCCAGTCATGTCTGCTGGGCACCAGGCAAATATATCTTTGTTGTTAGACAACAACCTTTTCAGCTGTACACGTATTGTTGGTGACATGGCGTGTCCTAGCAGAATGGTTTGCTCTGGGTACTCATCATtcagaacccatttttctggttcgtTTGGTGCTGAAGCTTTGACTGCCTTTGCTGGAGGTTCATTGTCGACGGACATGACTTCCTTGCTTGAATAGAGAATTGCAACTCCGGTTTCTGTCGGAAATCCACAAGCTGCATGTGGAATGGAAGTGATCATGCTGAATTCTCTTTGTGATCTTCTCCCGAGCAAAATGTCATGTCATGATGTTGCTGGCATGACCATGAAATTTACTGTAACTGTTCGTGAGTGTCTGCCATCTGATAAGGTTACTGGGAAAGCAATTTGCCCTAACGGGAAAACAGCTTCATTACAGAAGGGGAAAATCAACCGGTTCTAAACGTGCTATATCAAGATAAATATTCAGGTGTGACATGTTTCGCATGAGGTATGAAGCCATCAGTTTAGTAAAACAATATTCTCACTTTAGAGAAAACACTAATGAATTTTATAGTACTATTAATACCCTTGTTGCAGTTTCGTGTTTGGGTGTTGGGACTCGGAGAATTCATATtgcatttttttaaatatttgtcGACTTCATAGAAAAAACATATGCATATTGGAGGGCTGGCCAGTGTTTATTCGATAATGACTGAATTTGTTATCTTTGACTGGTCCAACCTGGTGCTTCTATGAAGTCGacaacatttttattttatatgttagtTGTAAATTTCACCTAATTATATATTGTATCCAATGAAACTGTAGATGATAGTTGTTCCCATTTTTGCACGAAGTGCTTATGTTTTACTATATTACAATATTTTGGACAtcctttttattttatatattattctGTTTATATAAACGCTGAATAAAGCCTAAACCGAGAAACTGAACAACATTCAAACCATATGTAATGGTTTGGTTCAGTTTGGTGTTAAAATTTCACGGTTTGGTTGTGGTTTTCAATAATAAAAAACTGTTACTAACAGTTTGGTTCACGATTTAACCTAAAAAACGTCAAAACCAGATTGTGAACACCTCAACTCCCAATTATCACTCTTTGCCAGTTGCTGAAAGTTGCAAAAGATGGCCTTTAGTTTAACTCTTTCCCAGAACCATTACCTATCTGATGTCCAAATGCTTGAAGCAGGTTTCGAGTTTAACTTGGTTGACTGGACCCCCGAGCTTACGATTTATAGAAATTTACTTTATAATATGTAATTTCTTcctcatttatatatatagaaaaaaggCAACTTAGGAATTATATGTTTTCCCCAGCTGCAACTATTATTCAAGTGAAGTTGCATTGGAACAAAGCAAATTTTGAGGGTTCCAAACTCCAAATGTGTGTTGGATTCATAAGGGTCACTAGAGTTGCAGTAAAAAAGAATTTGTGGAATGAGAATTGCGTTTTTTTGAAGGTTGGAtaagtaaatatattttaaaaagaaTTGAATATAACTGGTTTTGTTGAAGCTAAATCGGAAATAAGGCCTTTCATGTATGAGTCGAATGTAGCCCAAAAGTTATTTCGGAATGTATAGAAGAAATGTGAACCTTCTGATGCACACCCTTAGAATTACTAACAAGTGTCGTGTTTTCCGTTGCATCacgaatttggttttggttatggctcaaaaccgaaccgccccgtacatagccctaaactcactaACCTAAGTGGTACGTTTCCCTTTGAAAATTATTTATAGGCTAAGTAGTTAacgcggtaaaatatcggatattgGTCAAGGactgatatttgagatatcgcTTATTGCGGTTGAAATAAACTATAAAAAAATAAGTTTGGTAGAGCCCATGTCTAATACCTGTTAACTATTTACTTTTTAAAGTGCTTatagtttttgttttttatttttttaatcatgAACTTTCTATCAATATGAAGGAAATCTCCAAATAATAAGTGGAAGCAGATCATGATGCATCAACAACGAAAGAACAAAGTGTGAGCCTGTTGGTATTCAGGCCCCTTCTTATTCGAATATGAATCTGAGGTTTTCGAACTGTTGGTGTTTGTGGTGGAAAAAATATGCAGAGAAAATAATAAGAGACTTTTGTAAAAGGAAAAATGAACACTTTATTCAACAAAAGactaggctatttatagccttACAATAACCCACATGCTACCTAACGTAAACAAACTACAGCCACATAAATGAGGAGAATTATTCTACCAGCTTTGACTTGAACGTTCACATTCCCCCACATATCTCGGTCAAACTTCGACCACTTCTCAAGCTCCTCATAACGTgacttttaataaaacaaactaaagatactaattaaaacaaataataaaccATAAGTCAAGATTAAATCTAACATTCTCCCCCTTAATCTTGACCCGTTTCTTCATCAAAGAAGTGTCGGCTCTTCGTCTTCTTCGATCAAGTTGGCTTCTTTGTCTTTGTCGTTCCATTTCGTGCACTCGTAGCTAAAATGCCCAAAAACTCCACAATCATAACACCTAATTCCACTTTTGTCACCTCGACCCGAGCCTCTTCCACGGCCTCTTCCGCCTCTATCACTGCTTCTTCCACGACCTCTTCCTCGACCGTATCGCCTATCACCATCACCATTCTTTTGCTCACTAGCCATCAAGAGTTGGCCTTGCTCTCCCTCCTTTTCCTCATGGCTTTTCATACGCTCTTCATACGCCTTTAATCTTCCAACGGCTTCGTCGAATAACATTGTTTCCAAATCAAAACAT encodes the following:
- the LOC110913849 gene encoding uncharacterized protein LOC110913849 — translated: MKEEDEEKTAFRTDKGIYCYTKMPFGLRNAGATYQRLMDTIFSEDIGKTVEVYMDDLVIMSHEEETMLNNIQRTFDSLRSVNLKLNPTKCSFGMEEGKFLGFIVTKDGFKVNPEKVQTIQLMPSPATVKEMQRLAGRLAALNRFLANHAAKSYPFISTLRNCGKKTPFQWTPEAEATFKQMKEYLIQLPTLTAPKEKEPLILYLSAAEVAVGAVLMVERENIQTPIYYISKMLTGPETRYSVIEKLVLALVHASRRLRRYFSGHINTVLTNYHLGQILSKPDIAGRLAKWAIELGGYNIFYKPRPAIKGQVLADFATEVPIDKVQECEAIQNPTPVFDDRIWTLHTDGASNDDGAGAGLRLVSPDNHELTYAIRLDFQSTNNEAEYEAFLAGLRLALKMGAKKLEANVDSKLVAEQVNGRYDAKGEAMELYLEQARMLINQFQTFKVNHINRSENKHADALSKLAATSFKHLAKEVRIEVLSNPSIHLKQVCVIEMGNPSWMSPIILYLQHGRLPEGKAEARKIQHKAINYEMADGVLYRKSFMGPLLRCVDKTDAQYLVREIHEGLCGIHAGPRMVVAKIMSARYYWPGMHMDAVDLLRRCEACQRHAPKTLRPKNPLIPVTSAWPFQQWGIDLVGPFPDAPGAVKFIIVAVDYFTKWVEAKALASTTAMVIRKFIWEHIICRFGLPLRIISDNGTNFAAEDLQKWFKEMNIEHNFASVAHPQANGQVESINKQIVDGIKARLGTARRGWVDELPNILWAHRTMPKTSTGETPFSLVYGSEAVIPAEIGLLHRTCWLWRSRITNKNGGWI